The following are encoded together in the Danaus plexippus chromosome 15, MEX_DaPlex, whole genome shotgun sequence genome:
- the LOC116766613 gene encoding malate dehydrogenase-like — protein MFQTKKLFHFLSRHCISRNYQVTVVGGASEIGQTVGLLLRTQPAITKLIIHDDLEHTPGVVLDLSHIPSGSALQGVVGGNSLEKFWTDSSIIIATGGVARSPGTSKETWFNANVDFIKTLSSRISKMSPMPFVGIATEPINTLVPMAAEIMKNHGEYDPKKMFGITILDKLKTEALYAAEAEKDPQNCNVPVIGGHSEKTLIPLLSQAEPKCNLDEKRIQEFTSRVRSSDSAILKSKCGWSPSLSVAYGAVAFTKCIMDALDGRTTQIQAYVENNDFGTSYFSGLVTVDQNGVKEMQSYSNLSSYECQLLERSIEQLRKEVLMGKKALELE, from the coding sequence ATGTTCCAAACAAAGAAACTTTTCCATTTTCTTTCACGTCACTGTATTTCAAGAAACTATCAAGTAACAGTTGTCGGGGGGGCCAGTGAGATCGGACAGACTGTCGGATTGTTGCTCCGGACCCAGCCAGCGATCACGAAACTGATCATTCATGACGACCTAGAGCACACTCCAGGCGTTGTGTTAGATTTGTCACACATACCATCAGGGTCCGCGTTACAGGGAGTAGTTGGAGGTAACTCTTTGGAAAAGTTCTGGACAGACTCTAGCATCATAATAGCCACAGGCGGCGTAGCCCGAAGCCCGGGGACATCTAAGGAAACATGGTTTAACGCAAACGTTGATTTTATAAAGACTTTATCGTCTCGTATATCCAAAATGTCGCCGATGCCGTTCGTAGGTATCGCTACGGAACCCATTAACACTTTAGTTCCCATGGCTGCGGAAATAATGAAGAACCATGGGGAATATGATCCCAAAAAAATGTTCGGCATCACAATATTAGATAAGCTGAAAACAGAAGCATTGTACGCTGCGGAAGCCGAAAAGGATCCTCAAAACTGCAACGTCCCAGTGATAGGCGGCCACTCAGAAAAAACCCTGATACCGCTACTGTCACAGGCAGAACCCAAATGTAACTTGGACGAGAAAAGAATACAAGAATTCACATCTAGGGTGAGGTCATCTGATAGCGCaattttgaaatcaaaatgCGGATGGTCGCCATCTTTGTCCGTAGCGTACGGCGCTGTGGCATTCACTAAATGTATTATGGATGCTTTGGACGGTCGAACGACTCAAATACAAGCGTACGTTGAAAACAATGACTTCGGCACGTCGTATTTCTCTGGACTGGTCACCGTTGATCAAAATGGAGTTAAGGAGATGCAAAGCTACTCAAACCTATCGTCATACGAATGTCAGTTGTTAGAAAGAAGTATCGAGCAGCTGAGAAAGGAAGTCCTGATGGGGAAGAAGGCACTGGAGCTGGAGTAG
- the LOC116766360 gene encoding malate dehydrogenase, mitochondrial-like produces MNVFSRSLQRTQFKSLCSVKNYVQRRNVQISIVGAASDIGKNVALLLKRNPYITRLHLYDDNNIVKGIGLELEQIPGGPKVASFSGDPFLSAAIRYSNLVLLVSRTPRKLGFSREQMLATNAIPVYKLCKVLSYQNPDAFFAISTNPINSIIPFANLLLKNCNAHNPFKLFGITHIDTTRARAFISNTLNVNPRHLYVPVIGGHSDETIVPLFSNLCPSHYCVGHCEADTLTRLIKKSGTEVLNRKHGSDSSTLAMAWSINEFVQNLIEALYGNCVIVNSYTANPHFGTKFFSGPTKVGPEGVIETCNKTFHMSDYESKLLERAVPIINRDVAEGEAHVSVLESARSCY; encoded by the coding sequence atgaaTGTATTTAGTAGAAGTTTACAAAGAACACAATTTAAATCTCTTTGTtctgtaaaaaattatgtgcAGCGAAGAAATGTACAAATATCGATAGTCGGCGCCGCTAGTGACATTGGAAAGAACGTGGCATTGCTGTTGAAACGGAATCCTTATATTACGAGGCTGCACTTATACGATGacaataatatagtaaaaggTATTGGCCTGGAATTGGAACAGATTCCCGGAGGACCCAAAGTAGCTTCATTTTCGGGGGATCCCTTTTTGTCGGCAGCTATAAGATACTCCAATCTGGTACTGCTTGTTTCGAGAACTCCTCGTAAACTCGGATTTTCCCGTGAACAGATGCTAGCCACGAATGCTATACCCGTATATAAATTGTGCAAAGTTTTGTCATACCAAAACCCTGATGCTTTTTTCGCCATTTCAACTAATcctataaattcaataataccGTTCgcaaacttattattaaaaaactgcaACGCTCATAATCCGTTCAAACTCTTCGGTATAACCCACATCGACACGACGAGAGCCAGGGCCTTCATTTCAAACACTTTGAACGTTAATCCGAGACATCTCTATGTACCGGTGATCGGAGGGCACTCTGACGAAACGATAGTTCCcctattttcaaatttgtgTCCTAGCCATTATTGCGTCGGTCACTGTGAAGCTGACACATTGACACGTCTGATTAAGAAATCTGGTACAGAAGTGTTAAACCGAAAGCACGGCAGTGATTCATCAACGCTGGCTATGGCCTGGTCGATCAACGAATTCGTCCAAAATCTCATTGAAGCTCTGTACGGGAACTGTGTAATCGTGAACAGTTATACAGCGAATCCTCATTttggaacaaaatttttttcaggTCCGACTAAGGTTGGACCCGAAGGCGTCATAGAAACATGCAATAAGACCTTTCACATGAGTGACTATGAAAGCAAACTCCTGGAGCGCGCTGTTCCCATCATAAACAGGGACGTGGCTGAGGGTGAAGCGCATGTCAGCGTCCTCGAAAGTGCCAGGAGTTGTTACTAG